In Primulina eburnea isolate SZY01 chromosome 3, ASM2296580v1, whole genome shotgun sequence, one DNA window encodes the following:
- the LOC140827943 gene encoding uncharacterized protein, producing the protein MVMEIVHEDLGEGNMGCVNHQYKNSTPGGICAFCLQEKLGKLVSSSFPVAVVPCSSSSSTPSFRSDFGGGSIASTGGRAAILQARRLASNSTAHSQFLSYMDTSRDKGSSYLGHDTTRRSRLPFILTHGRRKDETMACSDSNSIIFRRSMSTTPRRGVHFMAENHPKDHTRRTKFWSFLYMPKLSTNKTTTIHSKPLNSSSATPRTMCGSSSRDKKKEDFVDVDEPEDGSPDEAAFDRKVSRSRSVGCGSRSFSGDLFEKISTGFGDCTLRRVESQREAKPQISSVHKVGVNEKVKCGGIFSGFMTPSSSSSSSTEDKSISATHSSMSNISHGRIRSWGWALASPMRAFGKQPSTGKSVTGSIKNATSNLAAIPSLLAV; encoded by the coding sequence ATGGTGATGGAAATTGTGCATGAAGATTTGGGAGAGGGAAACATGGGATGCGTAAACCATCAGTACAAGAACAGCACTCCTGGTGGGATCTGTGCCTTTTGTCTTCAAGAAAAGCTTGGAAAGCTTGTTTCTTCATCATTTCCTGTAGCTGTTGTACCGTGCtcttcctcttcttcaactccctCTTTTAGATCCGACTTTGGTGGTGGGAGCATCGCCTCTACAGGTGGCAGAGCCGCCATCCTTCAAGCCCGCCGTCTTGCATCGAATTCAACGGCTCATTCTCAGTTTCTGAGCTACATGGACACCTCCAGAGATAAGGGTAGCAGCTATCTTGGCCACGACACTACTAGGAGGTCAAGACTGCCTTTTATTTTGACCCACGGGAGGCGGAAAGATGAAACGATGGCTTGTTCAGATTCCAACAGCATCATTTTCAGGAGAAGTATGTCAACAACTCCTAGAAGAGGTGTGCATTTCATGGCTGAAAATCATCCTAAAGATCATACTCGTAGGACAAAATTCTGGTCATTCCTTTACATGCCGAAGCTCTCCACTAACAAAACAACTACAATACACTCCAAACCTTTGAACTCCTCATCCGCGACACCTAGAACTATGTGTGGTAGTTCATCAAGGGACAAGAAAAAGGAAGACTTCGTTGATGTGGATGAACCTGAAGATGGTAGCCCTGATGAGGCTGCATTTGACAGAAAGGTTTCAAGATCTAGATCTGTTGGTTGTGGGAGCAGGAGCTTTTCAGGTGATTTATTTGAGAAGATTTCAACTGGCTTTGGTGATTGTACCCTCCGCAGAGTGGAATCTCAGAGGGAAGCGAAGCCCCAAATTTCCTCAGTTCATAAAGTTGGTGTCAATGAAAAAGTGAAATGTGGTGGGATTTTCAGTGGTTTTATGACCCCTTCATCCTCTTCATCGTCTTCAACCGAGGATAAATCAATCTCTGCAACTCATTCATCAATGTCAAATATTTCGCATGGCAGAATTAGAAGTTGGGGATGGGCATTGGCTAGCCCAATGAGAGCTTTTGGCAAGCAGCCATCTACGGGTAAAAGTGTTACTGGCTCGATTAAGAATGCCACTTCCAATTTGGCTGCAATCCCTTCATTGTTGGCTGTTTGA
- the LOC140827945 gene encoding chaperone protein dnaJ 49-like, translating to MDSNKDEALKSLNIAREAIASGNKQRALKLIGIARRLDENLPLDDLLAACENLDAPSVGASNDVETVKRPRNNVGLADGDGVSNGERNYTEEHVQLVRQIRTKKDYYSILGVEKSCSVEEIRKAYKKLSLKVHPDKNKAPGAEEAFKKVGKAFKCLSDDDSRRQYDQTGFVGEFEYNQQNNVRQRRRRTGNDFFDDDFDPDEIFRAFFGQRDAFRNARVYRTRTTDGGDHHREDLGDNGPNLMLLLQLLPFLIIILLAYLPFSEPEYSLQKNYSYQFKKTTENHGVEFFVKSPEYDQNYPIGSSSRQDTENNVIKDYQHMLGRYCHMEMQRRHWNRHFPTPHCDRLESFTS from the coding sequence ATGGATAGCAACAAGGATGAGGCTTTGAAGAGCCTTAATATTGCTCGAGAGGCCATTGCCTCTGGCAATAAACAAAGAGCACTTAAATTAATAGGGATCGCACGCCGCCTGGATGAGAATTTACCCCTGGATGATCTTTTGGCTGCATGTGAAAATCTTGATGCTCCTTCTGTTGGTGCCTCTAATGATGTGGAGACTGTCAAGAGGCCGAGAAACAATGTGGGCTTAGCTGATGGTGACGGGGTTTCAAATGGGGAGAGGAATTACACGGAGGAGCATGTGCAGTTGGTTAGGCAAATTAGGACTAAGAAAGATTATTATTCCATTCTTGGCGTGGAAAAGAGCTGTTCTGTGGAGGAGATTAGGAAGGCATATAAGAAGTTGTCTCTGAAAGTTCATCCTGATAAGAATAAAGCTCCGGGAGCTGAGGAGGCATTCAAGAAAGTTGGCAAGGCATTCAAATGTTTGAGTGATGATGACTCGAGGAGGCAGTATGATCAGACTGGTTTTGTGGGTGAGTTTGAGTATAATCAGCAGAATAATGTTAGGCAAAGAAGAAGGAGAACAGGGAATGACTTCTTCGACGACGACTTTGACCCTGATGAGATATTTAGGGCTTTTTTTGGTCAGCGCGATGCATTCAGAAATGCTCGAGTTTACAGGACTAGAACAACTGACGGTGGTGATCATCACAGGGAAGATTTGGGTGATAATGGACCAAATCTTATGCTGCTTCTTCAGTTGCTACCGtttttaataatcattctgCTGGCCTATCTTCCTTTCTCTGAGCCGGAGTATTCATTGCAAAAGAACTATTCgtatcaattcaagaaaacaacgGAGAATCATGGAGTTGAGTTTTTTGTCAAATCACCTGAATACGATCAGAATTATCCTATAGGAAGCTCTAGTCGACAAGACACTGAAAATAATGTGATCAAGGACTATCAACACATGCTTGGACGGTATTGTCACATGGAAATGCAGAGGCGTCATTGGAACAGACACTTTCCAACTCCTCACTGTGACAGGCTTGAAAGTTTCACATCATGA
- the LOC140827942 gene encoding peroxisomal fatty acid beta-oxidation multifunctional protein MFP2-like, giving the protein MNSSKGRTTLDVGTDGVAIITLLNPPVNSLSFDVLDSLKDNYEQALRRDDVKAIVVTGARGKFSGGFDISAFGKIHDKSVRAPKPGFVSLEILSNIVAAAKKPSVAAVDGLALGGGLEVAMACHARISTPNAQLGLPELQLGILPGFGGTQALPRLVGIAKALEMMLTSKPVKGQDALSLGLVDAIASPDELVNTARRWALDILEFKKPWINSFYKTEKLEPFGEAREIFKFARAQTRKQALNLTHPLVCIDVVEEGIVAGAHAGLLKEAQEFQTLVESDTCKSLVHIFFAQRGTTKVPGVTDSGLKPRRIKKVAILGGGLMGSGIATSLILSNFPVILKEVNDKFLQAGIGRVKENLQSRVKKGAMTQEKLEKTLSLLKGALDYESFRDVDMVIEAVIENVALKQQIFSDLEKYCPPHCVLASNTSTIDLNLIGEKTKSQERIIGAHFFSPAHVMPLLEIVRTQKTSPQAIVDLLDVGKKIKKTPVVVGNCTGFAVNRMFFPYTQAALLLVDRGADVYKIDRAISKFGMPMGPFRLCDLVGFGVAVATGGQFVLNFPERTYKSMLIPLMQEDKRAGETTRRGFYIYDEKRKAVPDPELKKYIEKAREISGVSIDPKLTNLQDKDIIEMIFFPVVNEACRVLDEGIAVKAGDLDISAVMGMGFPPYRGGILFWADTLGSKYICSRLEEFSNSYGEFFKPCSYLAGRAAKGNPLSLTVDPAKSRL; this is encoded by the exons ATGAACAGCTCAAAGGGAAGAACGACGCTTGATGTGGGAACTGATGGGGTGGCCATCATCACCCTCCTCAATCCTCCTGTCAATTCTCTATCTTTTGATG TGTTGGACAGCTTAAAAGATAATTATGAACAGGCGTTGAGAAGGGATGATGTTAAGGCAATTGTTGTTACAG GTGCACGAGGAAAATTTTCTGGTGGCTTTGATATAAGTGCATTTGGAAAAATTCACGATAAAAGCG TCCGAGCACCGAAGCCCGGTTTTGTATCTTTGGAGATTCTCAGCAATATTGTGGCAG CTGCAAAAAAACCCTCTGTGGCTGCCGTTGATGGTCTTGCCTTGGGTGGAGGATTAGAAGTTGCAATG GCCTGTCATGCACGTATTTCTACTCCTAATGCTCAATTGGGCTTACCGGAGTTGCAGCTTGGGATATTGCCTGGATTTGGAG GAACACAGGCCCTGCCACGCCTTGTTGGCATAGCCAAGGCCCTTGAAATGATGCTG ACATCAAAGCCTGTAAAAGGCCAGGATGCCTTAAGTTTAGGCCTTGTGGATGCCATTGCTTCACCTGATGAATTAGTGAATACTGCTCGTCGATGGGCTCTTGACATTTTGGAGTTTAAAAAACCCTGGATCAACAGTTTTTATAAGACTGAAAAGTTGGAACCTTTTGGTGAAGCCAGGGAAATTTTTAAGTTTGCTCGAGCTCAGACCCGTAAACAAGCTCTGAACCTCACACACCCCCTAGTTTGCATTGACGTTGTTGAGGAAGGCATAGTCGCTGGCGCTCATGCTGGGCTCTTGAAG GAAGCTCAAGAATTCCAAACTCTTGTGGAATCGGATACTTGCAAGAGCTTGGTTCATATTTTCTTTGCCCAGCGTGGTACCACAAAG GTTCCAGGTGTCACAGATAGTGGCTTGAAACCAAGGCGGATAAAGAAGGTTGCAATCCTAGGTGGAGGGCTTATGGGTTCTGGAATAGCAACTTCATTGATTCTCAGTAATTTTCCAGTTATTTTAAAGGAAGTGAACGATAAGTTCTTACAGGCTGGTATTGGTAGAGTAAAAG aaaatttgcaAAGCCGGGTCAAGAAAGGGGCAATGACCCAAGAGAAGCTTGAAAAAACACTTTCTTTGCTCAAGGGTGCACTTGATTATGAAAGCTTTAGAGATGTGGACATGGTTATAGAG GCTGTCATCGAGAACGTTGCTTTGAAGCAGCAAATTTTCTCAGATCTTGAAAAGTATTGCCCTCCACATTGCGTTCTTGCTAGTAATACTTCTACTATTGATCTAAACTTGATTGGGGAAAAGACCAAGTCCCAGGAACGTATCATTGGAGCCCACTTTTTCAG TCCGGCTCATGTGATGCCGCTTTTAGAAATAGTTCGCACACAGAAAACATCTCCCCAAGCAATTGTAGATTTACTGGATgttgggaagaaaataaagaagaCTCCAGTTGTGGTCGGAAACTGCACTGGTTTTGCTGTCAACAGAATGTTCTTTCCTTACACTCAAGCTGCTTTATTACTTGTAGACCGTGGTGCAGATGTCTACAAGATTGATAGAGCCATCTCCAAATTTGGAATGCCAATGGGTCCGTTCAG ATTGTGTGACCTTGTTGGATTTGGAGTTGCCGTCGCTACTGGGGGACaatttgttttgaattttccTGAAAGGACATACAAGTCAATGCTGATTCCACTCATGCAAGAGGATAAGAGAGCAG GTGAAACGACTCGACGAGGGTTCTATATATATGACGAGAAGCGCAAAGCTGTTCCAGATCCAGAGCTCAAGAAGTACATTGAGAAGGCTAGGGAGATATCCGGTGTCAGCATCGACCCAAAG TTGACAAACTTACAAGATAAAGATATCATTGAGATGATATTCTTTCCTGTGGTGAATGAGGCCTGTCGGGTACTGGACGAAGGCATCGCAGTCAAGGCTGGTGATCTCGACATATCCGCCGTCATGGGCATGGGGTTTCCTCCTTACAG AGGAGGGATCTTGTTTTGGGCCGATACTCTTGGATCAAAATACATCTGTTCGAGGCTGGAGGAATTTTCGAACTCATATGGAGAGTTTTTCAAGCCCTGCTCTTATTTGGCTGGACGAGCTGCAAAGGGAAATCCCTTG AGTCTGACTGTTGATCCAGCGAAGTCGCGCTTGTGA
- the LOC140827941 gene encoding UDP-glycosyltransferase 91C1-like, giving the protein MYSDMAEEAGKKLHIVMFPWLAFGHIIPFLELSKSIAREGHRISFISTPRNIHRLPKTPPHLASSFTFVKIPLPKIQGLPENAESTMDVGPEHHGLLKKAYDAMEDDVARFLRNSCADAVIYDFSGFWVPSIAMDLGIPRFFFCIFPSWFIDFCGTTEDLIHELKDRKSPEDFMSPPKWVTFGTKVAYKYYEAKLIVGVGEKNASGFSDAYRGGIGISQSDAVIIRHCHEFETEWFNLLGNLYQKEIIPLGQLPPHFQETENPSSDNWVSIKEWLDTKTKGSVLYIALGSEATPDQDQLTELAHGLELSQLPFLWAFRKPATSTVKLPDGFEKRTEGRGMVWKEWVPQLNILGHDSVGGFLTHSGWSSVVEALMLGVPLILLPIMADQWLNARVLDEKEMGLEVARNDEDGSISRDSVAWAVRRVMVEEEGHKFRYKAKEAMEHAFGDRGIHDRYVRDFINHLLQKSKYNE; this is encoded by the coding sequence ATGTATTCTGATATGGCGGAAGAAGCTGGTAAAAAGCTGCATATAGTGATGTTTCCATGGCTAGCTTTCGGGCACATCATCCCCTTTCTAGAGCTCTCCAAATCCATTGCTCGAGAAGGCCACAGAATCTCCTTCATCTCCACTCCAAGAAACATCCACCGCCTTCCCAAAACCCCCCCTCATCTAGCTTCTTCCTTCACTTTCGTCAAGATCCCGCTGCCAAAAATTCAAGGGCTCCCCGAAAATGCAGAATCCACCATGGATGTCGGACCCGAGCACCATGGTCTTCTGAAGAAAGCTTACGACGCCATGGAAGATGATGTCGCTCGGTTTCTGCGGAATTCTTGCGCCGATGCTGtgatttatgatttttcagGGTTTTGGGTTCCCTCGATTGCCATGGATCTTGGCATCCCACgctttttcttttgtattttccCATCATGGTTCATAGATTTCTGTGGAACAACAGAGGATTTGATCCATGAACTTAAAGACAGAAAAAGTCCCGAGGATTTCATGTCACCCCCAAAATGGGTTACTTTTGGGACCAAAGTGGCGTACAAATACTACGAAGCCAAATTGATTGTTGGGGTCGGTGAAAAGAATGCTTCGGGGTTTTCAGATGCATATCGGGGCGGCATCGGAATCTCGCAATCCGACGCTGTTATCATAAGACACTGCCACGAGTTTGAGACAGAGTGGTTCAACTTACTCGGCAATCTTTACCAGAAAGAGATAATCCCATTGGGACAGCTGCCACCCCATTTCCAAGAAACAGAAAACCCGAGTTCTGACAACTGGGTTTCGATCAAAGAATGGCTGGATACCAAAACCAAGGGATCTGTTCTGTACATTGCTTTAGGAAGTGAGGCGACACCGGATCAAGATCAGCTCACCGAACTGGCACACGGGCTGGAGCTCTCGCAGCTTCCTTTCCTTTGGGCATTCAGAAAACCGGCGACCTCTACGGTGAAACTGCCGGATGGCTTCGAGAAGAGGACGGAAGGGAGAGGGATGGTGTGGAAGGAGTGGGTGCCCCAGCTGAATATACTTGGACATGATTCTGTTGGCGGATTCTTGACACACAGCGGGTGGAGTTCAGTAGTTGAGGCGCTGATGCTGGGGGTGCCTCTGATTCTGCTGCCAATAATGGCGGATCAATGGCTGAATGCTAGGGTGTTGGATGAGAAGGAGATGGGTCTTGAAGTGGCGAGGAATGACGAAGATGGATCAATATCGAGGGATTCAGTGGCATGGGCCGTGAGAAGGGTGATGGTTGAGGAGGAGGGGCACAAGTTCAGGTATAAGGCTAAAGAGGCAATGGAGCATGCGTTTGGGGATAGAGGGATACATGACCGATATGTGAGAGATTTCATCAACCATCTTCTGCAAAAATCAAAATACAATGAATAA
- the LOC140828591 gene encoding translationally-controlled tumor protein homolog translates to MLVYQDLLAGDELLSDSFLYREIENGILWEVEGKWVTKGACDVDIGANPSAEGGEEDEGVDDQAVKVVDIVDTFRLQEQPPFDKKQFVAYVKKYIKLLTPKLEGEQQELFKKNIEGATKFLLSKLKDLQFFVGESMHDDSSLVFAYYKDGSTDPTFLYFGIGLKEVKC, encoded by the exons ATGTTGGTCTATCAAGATTTACTCGCAG GTGATGAACTTCTTTCAGACTCATTTCTGTACAGAGAAATTGAGAATGGGATTCTTTGGGAAGTTGAGGGAAAG TGGGTCACTAAGGGTGCCTGTGATGTGGACATTGGTGCAAACCCCTCTGCCGAAGGTGGTGAAGAGGACGAAGGTGTTGATGATCAAGCTGTTAAAGTAGTTGACATTGTTGACACGTTTAGACTTCAG GAACAACCTCCTTTTGACAAGAAGCAGTTTGTAGCGTACGTCAAGAAGTACATCAAGCTGTTGACGCCCAAGCTTGAAGGTGAGCAGCAAGAGCTGTTCAAGAAGAACATTGAGGGGGCTACTAAGTTTTTGCTGTCGAAGCTCAAAGACCTGCAATT CTTTGTGGGAGAGAGCATGCATGATGATAGCTCCCTCGTGTTTGCTTACTACAAGGATGGCTCAACTGATCCGACATTCTTGTACTTTGGTATTGGTTTGAAGGAAGTCAAGTGTTGA